From a region of the Coprococcus comes ATCC 27758 genome:
- a CDS encoding helix-turn-helix domain-containing protein — protein MDKNFIGERISELRLKKNVSEYQMSLDLGKNKSYIQSLTSGRSLPTMQSFLDICDYLEVTPQQFFDSELHNLPLIDKATDLMKQLDDEDMLALISMLNRLALKRK, from the coding sequence ATGGATAAAAACTTTATTGGAGAACGCATCAGCGAACTGCGTTTAAAGAAAAATGTATCTGAATATCAGATGAGTCTGGATCTTGGCAAAAATAAAAGCTACATCCAGTCCCTCACTTCCGGACGTTCTCTGCCTACCATGCAGAGCTTTCTGGATATCTGTGACTATCTGGAAGTCACTCCTCAACAGTTCTTCGATTCAGAGCTGCACAATCTTCCTCTGATTGACAAAGCAACTGATCTGATGAAACAACTCGATGACGAGGATATGCTTGCGCTCATTTCCATGCTGAATCGTCTGGCTCTAAAACGCAAATAG
- a CDS encoding YqaJ viral recombinase family protein, translating to MLGGIGMNNKAEYTPEKVVDISNLSREDWLEYRKKGIGGSDVAAIMGISPFATIRDLFYNKTGVQPVIQEEEESNWVAKEVGHRLEDLVAEIFSKKTGLEVFPVRVMFRHPLYPFMLADVDFFVRMPDGTFAILECKTCNYNAKDKWADEGIPAHYVLQVRHYLSVMNMQKAFIACLYGNNENEFVYRTIERDLIEEEDIIDQETYFWQEHVLKNVVPPHNGNSDLVLANIRNYGGFADKSIPEIVLSGLESKNLEKYLTLSEEKSQLEKRKKEIEAEQRAISVPFVEQLGQGCKAVLEDGTNRYRITYNPTRRTSVGKDQMEKLKNQHPDIYEEYTKTTESRTFRIKKEAA from the coding sequence ATGTTAGGAGGAATTGGAATGAATAACAAAGCAGAGTATACACCGGAAAAGGTTGTGGATATCAGTAACCTGTCAAGAGAAGACTGGTTGGAATACCGCAAAAAAGGAATCGGCGGCAGTGATGTAGCGGCAATCATGGGGATCTCTCCATTTGCCACTATCCGGGATCTGTTTTACAACAAAACAGGTGTGCAGCCGGTCATTCAGGAGGAAGAGGAAAGCAACTGGGTTGCCAAGGAAGTCGGACACCGGCTGGAAGATCTGGTGGCAGAAATCTTTTCCAAAAAGACCGGACTGGAAGTATTTCCGGTACGTGTCATGTTCCGGCATCCATTATATCCGTTCATGCTTGCAGATGTGGATTTTTTTGTTCGTATGCCGGATGGGACATTTGCGATTCTGGAATGTAAAACCTGCAATTATAATGCGAAAGATAAGTGGGCTGATGAGGGTATTCCAGCTCATTATGTGCTGCAGGTAAGGCATTATCTGTCTGTGATGAATATGCAGAAAGCCTTTATCGCATGCCTGTATGGAAATAACGAGAATGAGTTTGTGTATCGCACCATTGAGCGTGATCTGATTGAGGAAGAAGACATCATTGATCAGGAAACGTATTTCTGGCAGGAACATGTATTGAAAAATGTAGTACCGCCGCATAACGGGAATTCCGATCTGGTTCTGGCAAATATCCGTAATTATGGTGGTTTTGCAGACAAATCTATTCCGGAAATTGTGCTTTCCGGTCTGGAATCAAAAAATCTTGAGAAGTATCTTACCCTTTCGGAGGAAAAGTCACAGTTGGAAAAACGGAAAAAGGAAATCGAAGCAGAACAGCGGGCAATCAGTGTTCCTTTTGTGGAACAGCTGGGGCAGGGCTGCAAGGCAGTGCTGGAGGACGGTACGAACCGTTACCGTATTACCTATAATCCGACCAGACGTACTTCGGTTGGGAAAGACCAGATGGAGAAGCTGAAAAACCAGCATCCGGATATCTATGAGGAATATACAAAAACAACGGAGAGCCGTACTTTCCGAATTAAGAAGGAGGCGGCGTAA
- a CDS encoding ATP-dependent RecD-like DNA helicase: MRCRFKHKIFQNEENGYTIAIFTTQDTSVPLSARDKYLASRNIIGFSAIGFGLPLTDEIELEMEGRWESGEHGTQYQVENFMEVVPRTKEGILGYLSSGAIKGIGPKMADTIFRKFGLQTLEIMEKNPQELLKIRGISEKKLAAIVESYGKNQVFRELMTFLAPFKVTPKKVNMILKKFGNESVDIIRHRPYMLSAVKGFGFLTVDAIGRQCCCALNDPMRISGCIGHIMNQAMKEGHLFKQRQEVIREALEMLNRDLQVMAVSEQDVSQVLYRLVLQKSIVVEEERIYSIRQYEEETQTASMIARRLLEKPVLLSIEPELEKAQKTLGITLSETQKQAVRMVFAHPISIITGGPGTGKTTVLKVILYIHQALCRSEVQLMAPTGRAARRMVESTGCENASTMHLALGLLGDDTDFEPDFEYLSAGFLNVDEVSMVDMHLAYEFFRRVSRHARVLLVGDKNQLPSVGAGDVFRQLIACGLIPVTVLDLVYRQGALSSIPYNAKLMQENKTNLSFGEDFQFIACKGADEAAEIVRRIYLDEIAKNGMDQVQILTPYRKRSAAGVDELNKSLEDFVNPPIAGKKELHIGSQVFRVGDKILQNKNTEMASNGDLGRILDCITDEDGNARAVIGFPDGRQVQYEADQMEMIEHANATTIHKAQGSECPVVIIPWVKAFYMMLKRNILYTGVTRAKSKVYLVGEWAAVCQAIHTDDSGTRNTILSERIVQYYDQYQSEQKPEMEQLKLVV, encoded by the coding sequence ATGAGGTGCAGATTTAAACATAAGATTTTCCAGAATGAGGAGAATGGGTATACGATTGCCATATTCACCACACAGGATACGTCTGTCCCCCTGTCAGCCAGAGACAAATATCTGGCATCCCGGAATATCATCGGCTTCTCAGCGATTGGATTCGGTCTTCCGCTTACAGACGAGATTGAGCTTGAGATGGAAGGCAGATGGGAGAGCGGAGAGCATGGAACTCAGTATCAGGTGGAAAATTTCATGGAGGTTGTACCACGGACAAAGGAGGGTATCTTAGGATACCTTTCTTCCGGTGCAATCAAAGGTATCGGTCCCAAGATGGCAGATACTATTTTCCGGAAGTTTGGGCTTCAGACACTGGAAATCATGGAAAAAAACCCGCAGGAACTCTTGAAGATCCGTGGAATTTCCGAGAAGAAGCTGGCTGCTATTGTGGAGTCCTATGGAAAAAACCAGGTGTTCCGGGAACTGATGACGTTTCTGGCGCCTTTTAAGGTAACACCCAAAAAAGTGAATATGATTCTGAAGAAATTCGGAAATGAATCGGTGGATATTATCCGGCACCGCCCTTACATGCTGAGTGCAGTCAAAGGCTTCGGGTTTCTGACTGTGGATGCGATCGGAAGACAGTGCTGCTGTGCACTCAATGATCCCATGCGGATATCCGGGTGCATCGGACATATCATGAATCAGGCAATGAAAGAAGGACATCTGTTTAAGCAGCGTCAGGAGGTTATCAGGGAAGCACTGGAAATGCTGAACCGGGATCTGCAGGTCATGGCAGTATCGGAGCAGGATGTCAGTCAGGTGCTTTACCGGCTGGTGCTGCAAAAAAGCATTGTTGTGGAGGAAGAACGGATCTATTCTATCCGGCAGTATGAAGAAGAAACACAGACCGCTTCCATGATAGCCAGACGGCTTTTGGAGAAGCCGGTTTTGCTGTCCATTGAACCGGAGCTGGAAAAGGCACAGAAGACACTGGGGATCACGCTGTCAGAAACACAGAAACAGGCAGTGCGGATGGTGTTTGCACATCCCATCAGTATTATTACCGGAGGTCCCGGAACCGGAAAGACAACGGTTCTCAAGGTGATTCTCTATATCCATCAGGCGTTATGCAGGTCAGAGGTACAGCTTATGGCTCCGACCGGACGTGCGGCAAGACGTATGGTGGAGAGTACCGGCTGTGAAAATGCATCCACGATGCATCTGGCCCTGGGGCTTTTGGGAGATGATACGGATTTTGAACCGGATTTTGAGTACCTGTCTGCCGGATTTCTAAATGTAGATGAGGTGTCCATGGTGGACATGCATCTTGCCTATGAATTTTTCCGGCGGGTTAGCAGACATGCCAGAGTCCTTTTAGTCGGGGATAAGAACCAGCTTCCATCCGTAGGAGCCGGGGATGTGTTCCGGCAACTGATTGCCTGCGGGCTGATTCCGGTCACGGTACTGGATCTGGTTTACCGGCAGGGCGCTTTGAGCAGCATACCTTATAATGCAAAACTGATGCAGGAGAATAAGACTAATCTGAGCTTTGGGGAGGATTTTCAGTTCATTGCCTGTAAAGGAGCAGATGAAGCGGCAGAGATTGTCCGGAGGATTTATCTGGACGAGATTGCAAAAAACGGCATGGATCAGGTACAGATCCTGACTCCGTATCGGAAACGCAGTGCTGCCGGAGTGGATGAATTGAACAAATCTCTGGAGGATTTTGTAAATCCGCCAATCGCAGGGAAGAAGGAACTGCATATCGGCAGTCAGGTGTTCCGGGTTGGCGATAAGATTTTACAGAATAAAAATACCGAGATGGCGAGTAACGGCGATCTGGGCAGGATACTGGACTGTATCACGGATGAGGATGGAAATGCCAGGGCAGTGATCGGATTCCCGGATGGGCGGCAGGTGCAATATGAAGCTGACCAGATGGAAATGATCGAACATGCTAACGCAACAACCATCCATAAGGCACAGGGTTCCGAATGTCCGGTTGTCATCATCCCTTGGGTAAAAGCCTTTTATATGATGCTGAAGCGCAATATTCTCTATACCGGAGTGACCAGAGCGAAAAGCAAGGTTTATCTGGTAGGGGAATGGGCTGCAGTCTGTCAGGCAATCCATACGGATGACAGCGGGACAAGGAACACCATTCTGAGTGAGCGGATCGTACAGTATTACGATCAGTATCAGAGTGAACAGAAACCGGAAATGGAGCAGTTAAAACTTGTTGTTTAA
- a CDS encoding CHC2 zinc finger domain-containing protein, whose translation MYYDMSGFDYGILDVVQVLHLRKRRGNYYDCPFCGETHGKLNINVEKNVFRCNRCDASGGMLKLYADLHNVTLSEANQQIREALGKGEYRTDYIKATPVQEEKATAELAPIEEIHRTYQRMLSMLTLNRKHQEDLQRRGLKPEQIEAQRYRSVPLFGMKKLVKRLAEEGYMVKGVPGFYRDTDGNWTINFKAENSGILIPIVSLDGFIQGFQIRVDHVTDTKKYIWLSSVNYDQGVSSGSPVHVIGDLAAERVYLTEGALKGTIAHYLSGATFVCVAGVNQYRNLKPVLERMKGYGMKQLLEAYDMDKKMKVACNKHDSKCAVCFERSPVICQHKAEKRRIIQNGCNKVYEICRELSLPMNRMVWDMDESGEWNGKHKGIDDYLAAIKQKEGTGAQTSALPKGEQS comes from the coding sequence ATGTATTATGATATGTCTGGGTTTGATTATGGAATACTGGATGTGGTGCAGGTGCTGCATCTCAGAAAGCGGCGGGGAAACTATTATGACTGCCCGTTTTGTGGAGAGACGCATGGAAAACTGAATATCAATGTGGAAAAGAATGTATTCCGGTGCAACCGCTGTGATGCGTCCGGGGGGATGCTGAAGCTTTATGCGGATTTGCACAATGTTACACTCTCCGAAGCAAATCAGCAGATCCGGGAAGCATTAGGAAAAGGAGAATACCGGACGGATTATATCAAAGCAACGCCGGTACAGGAAGAAAAGGCAACGGCAGAGCTTGCACCCATAGAGGAAATCCACCGGACGTATCAGAGAATGCTGTCCATGCTCACGCTTAACAGGAAGCATCAGGAGGATCTGCAAAGACGAGGATTAAAACCGGAACAGATCGAAGCACAGCGTTACCGGAGTGTCCCGCTGTTTGGAATGAAGAAGCTGGTCAAAAGGCTGGCAGAAGAAGGATATATGGTGAAAGGCGTGCCGGGATTCTACCGGGATACAGACGGAAACTGGACGATTAACTTCAAAGCAGAAAACTCAGGAATCCTGATTCCCATAGTTTCTTTGGACGGGTTCATCCAGGGTTTTCAGATCCGGGTAGATCATGTGACTGACACGAAAAAATATATCTGGCTGTCCAGTGTCAATTATGACCAGGGAGTTTCCTCCGGAAGTCCGGTACATGTGATCGGTGATCTTGCCGCAGAACGTGTCTATCTGACCGAAGGAGCCTTAAAAGGGACCATAGCCCATTATCTGTCCGGCGCTACCTTTGTGTGCGTTGCCGGAGTGAACCAGTACCGGAATCTGAAACCGGTGCTGGAGCGGATGAAAGGATATGGGATGAAACAGCTTTTGGAGGCGTATGACATGGATAAGAAGATGAAAGTAGCCTGCAATAAGCATGACAGTAAGTGTGCGGTCTGTTTTGAGCGTTCCCCTGTTATCTGCCAGCATAAGGCGGAGAAACGGAGGATTATCCAGAACGGCTGCAATAAGGTCTATGAAATCTGCCGGGAGCTTTCCCTGCCGATGAACCGGATGGTCTGGGATATGGACGAGAGCGGGGAGTGGAACGGGAAACACAAGGGGATTGATGACTATTTAGCCGCCATCAAACAGAAGGAAGGAACCGGGGCACAGACTTCGGCTCTTCCGAAAGGAGAACAATCATGA
- the srtB gene encoding class B sortase → MRKKGNTVLAGLIICLLLVFLAAAGKLFGAYLKYQKGDVSYEKLQEYVQEPEEEESPESEKEKEEPKNRYLEIDFAGLKAVNPDVIAWIQIPALDISYPVVQGKDNAYYLHHLFSGESNINGSIFVDCHNQPDFTDQNTIVYGHNMKNGSMFGTLDKYQDKELFEQHPEFYLYLPDKILKYRIFSCYAGRTGSEGYRYHFPEAEDFQTFLDTVSSYRDYDTGTELSATDRIVTLSTCVNSRRNYRYLVHGKLSSEIITEE, encoded by the coding sequence ATGAGAAAAAAAGGAAATACGGTTCTTGCAGGACTCATTATCTGCCTGTTGCTTGTTTTTCTCGCAGCGGCAGGAAAACTCTTTGGTGCTTATCTGAAGTATCAGAAAGGGGACGTAAGTTACGAGAAACTGCAGGAATATGTTCAGGAACCAGAGGAAGAAGAATCACCGGAGTCTGAGAAAGAAAAGGAGGAACCTAAGAATAGGTATCTAGAAATTGATTTTGCAGGTTTAAAAGCGGTTAATCCGGATGTCATAGCGTGGATTCAGATTCCGGCACTGGATATTAGTTATCCGGTGGTACAGGGGAAAGATAATGCATATTATCTTCATCACCTTTTTTCGGGAGAATCCAATATCAACGGGAGCATCTTTGTGGACTGCCATAATCAGCCGGACTTTACGGATCAGAATACGATCGTGTACGGGCATAATATGAAAAACGGGAGCATGTTCGGAACTCTGGATAAGTACCAAGACAAAGAGCTATTTGAACAACATCCGGAGTTTTATCTCTATTTGCCGGACAAGATCCTCAAGTATCGTATCTTTTCCTGCTATGCGGGAAGAACCGGAAGTGAGGGATATAGGTATCATTTCCCGGAAGCGGAAGATTTTCAGACGTTTCTGGATACGGTGTCTTCTTATAGGGATTATGATACCGGCACCGAGCTGTCGGCAACGGATCGGATAGTTACGCTGTCTACCTGTGTCAATTCCAGACGGAATTATCGCTATCTGGTACATGGAAAATTAAGCAGTGAGATCATCACAGAGGAATAA
- a CDS encoding MazG nucleotide pyrophosphohydrolase domain-containing protein, translated as MKITIEELQEYLFDHYKNGGIDQSLFMKLVEEIGEVAEVLNKKAGRKSVGQEDLQTQLGNELADVVHYTIAIAALNGIDMNDIILSKDKDASIKYNHRINLEQFVMERRTKDND; from the coding sequence GTGAAAATTACAATAGAGGAACTGCAAGAATACTTATTCGACCATTATAAAAATGGTGGGATTGACCAAAGCCTGTTTATGAAACTCGTAGAAGAAATAGGTGAAGTGGCAGAAGTACTAAATAAAAAGGCAGGTAGAAAATCTGTTGGTCAAGAGGATTTACAAACCCAATTAGGTAACGAATTAGCCGATGTGGTACACTACACTATTGCGATTGCTGCATTAAATGGAATTGATATGAATGATATTATACTCTCTAAGGATAAGGATGCATCCATAAAGTATAATCACAGAATAAATTTAGAGCAGTTTGTAATGGAACGCAGAACGAAAGATAACGACTAA
- a CDS encoding ParM/StbA family protein: protein MIKKLRVAVDHGNRNMKTCNFVFTTGLTEQDKKPARGEKYLKYQGKYYTLSEKRIPYQRDKTQDSRNRFWILTLFAIAMELEQKSQIQPEDVIQVELPIGLPPKHFAELCERYERYFKGDGKVQELCFNDKVYHLCIQNVMAFPQDYAAMMTRMMEIREIPKVVGIDIGGFTSDYLLMRSGRPDMDYCDSLEKGVITMYNDIISSINSEYDMLLEEADIDSIIKGKTQYYEEAVVQAVETMVQNFVTDLLNSIRERGIDTKSTYTVFIGGGAVLLERFLEQADRLGKHTFIRDMKANADGYDLLYRMTQAGV, encoded by the coding sequence ATGATAAAAAAATTAAGAGTAGCCGTGGATCACGGGAACCGGAACATGAAAACCTGTAATTTTGTATTTACCACTGGACTGACAGAACAGGACAAAAAGCCTGCCAGGGGAGAGAAGTATCTGAAATATCAGGGAAAGTATTATACCCTTAGTGAGAAGCGGATTCCGTACCAGAGAGACAAGACGCAGGACAGCCGGAACCGATTCTGGATTCTGACCTTATTTGCCATTGCAATGGAGCTGGAGCAGAAAAGCCAGATCCAGCCGGAGGATGTCATTCAGGTGGAACTTCCGATTGGGCTTCCGCCGAAGCATTTTGCAGAGCTTTGTGAGAGATATGAACGCTATTTCAAAGGGGACGGGAAGGTGCAGGAACTGTGCTTCAACGATAAAGTCTATCACCTCTGTATACAGAATGTAATGGCGTTTCCGCAGGATTATGCAGCCATGATGACGAGGATGATGGAAATCCGTGAGATTCCGAAAGTCGTAGGGATTGATATTGGCGGATTTACTTCTGATTATCTTCTGATGAGAAGTGGCAGACCGGATATGGATTATTGTGATTCTCTGGAAAAAGGTGTGATTACCATGTATAACGATATCATTTCCAGTATTAACAGTGAATATGACATGCTTCTGGAGGAGGCAGATATCGACAGTATCATCAAGGGAAAAACGCAGTATTATGAGGAAGCTGTTGTACAGGCAGTAGAAACCATGGTTCAGAATTTTGTTACCGATCTTCTGAACAGCATCCGAGAGCGGGGTATTGATACAAAATCTACTTATACGGTGTTTATCGGCGGCGGAGCAGTGCTTCTGGAACGATTTCTGGAGCAGGCAGACCGGTTGGGAAAACATACCTTTATCCGGGATATGAAAGCAAATGCCGATGGATATGATCTTTTGTATCGCATGACACAGGCTGGAGTGTGA
- a CDS encoding helix-turn-helix transcriptional regulator, which translates to MVKKLLGDAVREERLRRNLSQNSLAEQAKISLRTVSDIENYIGNPQLETLYALATYLHISIDAIFSNQKTNPDSTMQQIMAELNSCPEEQKQLALSTLRGLLDGFKNLS; encoded by the coding sequence ATGGTGAAAAAATTATTGGGAGATGCAGTCAGGGAAGAACGTCTCCGCCGCAATCTTTCGCAAAACAGCCTTGCGGAACAGGCAAAGATTTCTTTACGGACTGTCTCTGATATTGAAAACTATATTGGCAATCCACAGTTGGAAACACTTTATGCCTTGGCAACTTACTTACATATTTCCATAGATGCTATATTTTCTAACCAGAAAACGAACCCGGATTCTACCATGCAGCAAATCATGGCAGAACTAAATTCCTGCCCGGAGGAGCAGAAACAGCTTGCCCTTTCTACACTGCGTGGACTTCTGGATGGATTCAAGAACCTAAGTTAA
- a CDS encoding helix-turn-helix domain-containing protein: MNFERLLLKAKEGNADAVLKILEIYKPLLIKNAIVNGRFDEDLYQELVSTLLQCIQRFQIIE; encoded by the coding sequence ATGAATTTTGAACGATTACTTTTAAAGGCAAAAGAAGGAAATGCAGATGCGGTACTGAAGATTTTAGAGATATATAAGCCGCTTTTAATTAAGAATGCGATTGTGAATGGCAGATTTGATGAAGATCTGTATCAGGAACTGGTAAGTACATTGCTTCAGTGTATCCAGAGATTCCAGATAATTGAGTAA
- a CDS encoding MATE family efflux transporter, producing MNKNNNKMDLLGNAPVPQALMALGIPIMIGMLINALYNLVDAYFIGGLGESQMGAISIAFPLGQVVVGLGLMFGNGAASYLSRLLGRGDREAASKVASTALYSSVCIGAVIIIGTAIFLKPILTMLGATDTIMPYALSYGRIYVISCIFNVFNVTMNNIVASEGAAKTTMCALLLGAVLNIGLDPIFIYTLDMGVAGAAIATAISQMASTLVYLIYALQKKSAFTFSIKEFCPSKQIITEILKIGIPTLTFQLLTSLSIAFINREANIYGDAVIAGMGAVTRITSMGTLVVFGFLKGFQPIAGFSYGAKKFDRLREAIKTSILWSTIFCVVVGLTIALFSTQIISQFTEGNTEMISVGQKSLMANGFSFFVFGFYTVYSSLFLALGKGTAGFVLGACRQGICFVPIILLLPSFWGINGILYAQPIADVISAIVTVFMALHLHKELATTKEH from the coding sequence ATGAACAAGAATAACAACAAAATGGATTTATTAGGAAATGCACCTGTTCCCCAAGCACTAATGGCTCTTGGTATACCGATAATGATTGGTATGCTTATTAACGCTCTCTACAATTTGGTGGATGCTTATTTCATAGGAGGACTTGGCGAGAGTCAAATGGGTGCAATTTCCATTGCGTTTCCTTTAGGACAAGTAGTTGTTGGTTTAGGTCTGATGTTTGGCAATGGTGCCGCCTCCTACTTATCAAGACTTTTAGGGCGAGGAGATAGGGAAGCTGCAAGTAAAGTCGCCAGTACTGCATTATACAGCAGTGTTTGTATTGGCGCAGTTATTATTATCGGAACTGCAATTTTTTTGAAACCTATTTTAACCATGTTAGGTGCAACAGACACGATTATGCCATACGCCCTTTCTTATGGAAGAATCTATGTTATTTCATGTATTTTCAATGTATTTAATGTAACGATGAACAATATCGTTGCAAGTGAAGGCGCCGCAAAAACAACTATGTGTGCATTATTATTAGGAGCTGTATTGAATATTGGTTTAGATCCTATTTTCATCTATACTCTCGACATGGGGGTTGCTGGTGCGGCAATCGCTACAGCAATTTCTCAAATGGCTTCTACTCTTGTATATTTAATTTATGCATTACAGAAAAAAAGCGCTTTTACATTTTCCATTAAGGAATTTTGTCCTTCTAAGCAGATCATAACTGAAATTCTGAAAATCGGTATACCCACATTGACTTTCCAGCTTCTTACAAGCCTTTCTATCGCATTCATAAACCGGGAAGCTAATATCTATGGAGATGCTGTTATCGCCGGAATGGGCGCTGTTACAAGAATCACTTCAATGGGAACTCTGGTTGTGTTCGGCTTCTTAAAAGGTTTCCAACCAATTGCCGGCTTTAGCTATGGTGCCAAAAAGTTTGATCGGCTCAGGGAAGCAATTAAAACTTCTATCTTATGGTCAACAATATTTTGTGTAGTTGTGGGATTGACAATAGCCCTATTTTCCACACAGATTATTTCGCAATTTACAGAAGGCAATACAGAGATGATTTCTGTAGGTCAAAAATCGCTAATGGCAAATGGATTTTCCTTCTTCGTATTTGGATTTTACACAGTGTATTCTTCTCTGTTTCTTGCACTTGGAAAAGGCACCGCCGGATTCGTTCTTGGGGCTTGCCGACAAGGTATTTGCTTTGTTCCGATCATTCTGTTGCTCCCATCATTCTGGGGCATAAATGGAATACTATATGCACAACCGATTGCCGATGTAATTTCTGCTATTGTTACTGTGTTTATGGCTCTACATCTTCATAAAGAACTGGCAACAACAAAAGAGCATTAA
- a CDS encoding PadR family transcriptional regulator: MATIDLIVLGILKKEPMGAYDIQKLVEYRNISKWVKISTPSIYKKAIQLEEKGFIKGEIVKEGKMPEKAVYSLTDEGEKEFVKLMMETASKPIHFFLDFNAVIVNLDKLPPESQQSCIASIEENIEILKTYLEENLREKENDPEIPKTGMAVLQQQIVLADAIEKWIISLKKDF, translated from the coding sequence ATGGCTACAATAGATTTAATTGTGTTAGGAATATTGAAAAAGGAACCGATGGGAGCCTATGATATTCAAAAATTAGTGGAATATCGTAATATATCAAAATGGGTAAAAATCAGTACACCATCCATTTACAAAAAAGCAATTCAGTTGGAGGAAAAAGGCTTCATTAAAGGAGAAATTGTGAAAGAAGGTAAGATGCCTGAAAAAGCAGTTTATTCATTAACAGATGAAGGCGAAAAAGAATTTGTAAAGCTTATGATGGAAACAGCCTCTAAACCCATTCACTTTTTTTTAGATTTTAATGCAGTAATTGTAAATTTGGATAAGTTACCGCCTGAAAGTCAACAATCATGTATTGCCAGTATTGAGGAAAATATTGAAATATTAAAAACTTATCTGGAGGAAAATCTTCGAGAGAAAGAGAATGATCCGGAAATCCCTAAGACTGGTATGGCAGTATTGCAACAGCAGATAGTTTTGGCGGATGCTATTGAAAAATGGATTATTTCTCTAAAAAAAGACTTTTGA
- a CDS encoding winged helix-turn-helix domain-containing protein has translation MTVTVKITALPIYVAAPFRVKLKSQTFTTYGLIVRKDINFSVKEFDVLYMLYSNPGMAFTKQQIYEAVWHEKANGYFHAVENTIFQIRKKIKKYSSDKNYIKTVVGYGYKFEV, from the coding sequence GTGACCGTTACTGTTAAAATTACAGCACTGCCTATATATGTGGCAGCTCCTTTCCGGGTAAAGTTAAAGTCGCAGACCTTTACGACCTACGGCTTAATAGTACGAAAAGACATTAACTTTTCTGTAAAAGAATTTGATGTACTTTATATGCTATATTCTAATCCAGGGATGGCTTTTACTAAACAACAGATTTATGAAGCAGTTTGGCATGAAAAAGCAAATGGTTATTTCCACGCCGTGGAAAACACTATTTTTCAAATACGCAAGAAGATAAAAAAGTATTCCAGCGACAAGAATTACATAAAAACAGTAGTTGGATATGGGTATAAATTTGAAGTTTAA
- a CDS encoding winged helix-turn-helix domain-containing protein — MHYKDKNLQIDIRCHTVFMNDQKIELSLKEFTVLKYLTEHPGWVFSHEEIYRNVWKEEPIDCANAVMCCISQLRKKLKVDSRNWNYIRTVRGVGYKFQPLSGE, encoded by the coding sequence TTGCATTACAAAGACAAAAACCTACAGATAGATATTCGCTGTCATACTGTTTTTATGAATGATCAAAAGATTGAATTGAGTCTGAAAGAATTTACGGTACTAAAATATCTAACAGAACATCCTGGCTGGGTATTCTCTCACGAGGAGATTTATCGTAATGTCTGGAAGGAAGAACCGATTGACTGTGCTAATGCGGTTATGTGCTGCATTAGCCAGCTTCGTAAAAAGTTAAAAGTAGATTCACGGAACTGGAATTACATCCGCACCGTCCGAGGTGTGGGCTATAAGTTTCAACCACTCTCAGGGGAGTAA